A single Actinomadura algeriensis DNA region contains:
- a CDS encoding ABC transporter permease, with protein MLKTTLAGLRAHKLRLVLTAVAITLGVGFIAGTFVLTDTVDKAFAQTFAKSAEKIDVAVLPGEGEGPEGEDGIPQDVLEKVRAVPGVTKAAGLVRGDAALVGEDGKAIGDMPTVALSMPPKELLRYDIDEGRAPRGGGEVVIYTDLAEREGFEVGETATVLDGKNRPHRFTVVGLVDFGIDQEASYRGAVGFDTATALRMTGEKTYRELDVLGGDRAAIAAAAGGSHEVLTGEELGARLAQEAGADTEIIRSGLLLFGMVAMLVSALVIYNTFSILIAQRMREMALLRCVGATRRQVFGSVVTESVVVGFVGSLLGLAAGLGLGWGLLALVHQFNEAIPVAAPTLAVRTIVIGLAVGVVVTVASALLPARAATRVSPVTALRADLEPGSGRFRLGVVRTLFACLFCALGLAAGGYASLVMEKGPSAMYVVAGGGALFFVGVIAAMPALVRPLGRLAGAVPARIGGVPGRLAVANARRSPRRTATTTIALTVGVGLMSLFAVIASSGKATSTAQIDEQFPVEFQLNTQFGGDDQRVPHALAEALRQRPEFANVIELRDAETKVGGEAAYVSTVTGSALGTVLKPKITEGSLSELRPGTALMDEYIAERSGLSVGDTTDIATGHGTAQVKIVGVHATPAFTGLLLSETDFDRNFTVRDSTALMVDMKDGADANAARKAIEDAAQPYPTVRVMSVAEFKDTLNDSVNTMLMIFGGLLGLAIVIALFGIANTLTLSVVERTRESALLRALGITKRQLRRMLSIEALVMAVIGAFTGVVLGIAFGWAATEAMASSAVFALPYGQVAAFIALAAVAGVLAAVMPARRAAKASIVESLSTE; from the coding sequence ATGCTGAAGACGACGCTGGCGGGCCTGCGGGCCCACAAGCTGCGGCTGGTGCTGACGGCGGTCGCGATCACCCTCGGGGTCGGGTTCATCGCCGGGACGTTCGTCCTGACCGACACGGTCGACAAGGCGTTCGCCCAGACCTTCGCGAAGTCGGCGGAGAAGATCGACGTCGCGGTCCTTCCCGGCGAGGGCGAGGGCCCCGAAGGCGAGGACGGGATCCCCCAGGACGTCCTCGAGAAGGTGCGGGCCGTTCCGGGCGTCACGAAGGCCGCCGGGCTGGTGCGGGGCGACGCGGCGCTGGTCGGCGAGGACGGCAAGGCCATCGGCGACATGCCGACGGTCGCGCTGTCGATGCCGCCGAAGGAACTGCTGCGGTACGACATCGACGAAGGGCGTGCCCCACGCGGCGGCGGCGAGGTCGTGATCTACACGGACCTGGCCGAGCGTGAGGGCTTCGAGGTCGGCGAGACCGCGACGGTGCTCGACGGGAAGAACCGGCCGCACCGGTTCACCGTCGTCGGGCTGGTCGACTTCGGCATCGACCAGGAGGCGAGCTACCGGGGCGCCGTCGGGTTCGACACCGCGACGGCGCTGCGGATGACGGGCGAGAAGACCTACCGGGAGCTGGACGTGCTCGGCGGCGACCGGGCCGCGATCGCGGCGGCCGCGGGCGGCTCCCACGAGGTGCTCACCGGCGAGGAGCTGGGGGCGCGGCTCGCCCAGGAGGCGGGCGCCGACACCGAGATCATCCGGTCGGGGCTGCTGCTGTTCGGCATGGTCGCGATGCTGGTCTCCGCCCTGGTCATCTACAACACGTTCTCGATCCTGATCGCCCAGCGGATGCGGGAGATGGCGCTGCTGCGCTGCGTCGGCGCGACCCGCCGTCAGGTGTTCGGCAGCGTGGTGACCGAGTCCGTGGTCGTGGGGTTCGTCGGGTCGCTGCTGGGGCTGGCCGCCGGGCTCGGCCTGGGCTGGGGGCTGCTCGCGCTGGTGCACCAGTTCAACGAGGCCATTCCCGTGGCCGCGCCGACACTGGCCGTCCGGACGATCGTGATCGGGCTCGCGGTCGGTGTCGTCGTGACCGTGGCGTCCGCGCTGCTCCCGGCCCGCGCCGCCACGCGCGTCTCGCCGGTGACGGCGCTGCGCGCGGACCTGGAGCCGGGAAGCGGACGGTTCCGCCTGGGCGTCGTCCGGACGCTGTTCGCCTGCCTGTTCTGTGCGCTGGGCCTGGCCGCCGGAGGATACGCCTCGCTCGTGATGGAGAAGGGCCCGTCCGCGATGTACGTGGTCGCCGGCGGTGGGGCCCTGTTCTTCGTCGGGGTGATCGCGGCGATGCCGGCGCTGGTGCGGCCGCTCGGCCGGCTGGCGGGGGCCGTCCCGGCGCGGATCGGCGGCGTCCCGGGCCGCCTCGCGGTGGCGAACGCGCGGCGCTCCCCGCGCCGGACGGCGACGACGACGATCGCGCTGACGGTCGGGGTCGGGCTGATGAGCCTGTTCGCGGTGATCGCGTCGAGCGGGAAGGCGACGTCGACCGCGCAGATCGACGAGCAGTTCCCGGTCGAGTTCCAGCTGAACACCCAGTTCGGCGGCGACGACCAGCGGGTCCCGCACGCGCTGGCCGAGGCGCTGCGGCAGCGTCCGGAGTTCGCGAACGTCATCGAACTGCGGGACGCGGAGACGAAGGTCGGCGGCGAGGCGGCGTACGTGTCGACGGTGACCGGGTCGGCCCTCGGGACGGTGCTGAAGCCGAAGATCACGGAGGGGTCGCTGTCGGAACTGCGACCGGGCACCGCGCTGATGGACGAGTACATCGCGGAGCGTTCCGGGCTGTCCGTCGGGGACACCACGGACATCGCCACCGGGCACGGCACCGCGCAGGTGAAGATCGTCGGGGTGCACGCGACGCCCGCCTTCACCGGGCTGCTGCTCTCGGAGACCGACTTCGACAGGAACTTCACCGTCCGTGACTCGACGGCCCTCATGGTCGACATGAAGGACGGGGCGGACGCGAACGCCGCCCGCAAGGCGATTGAGGACGCCGCGCAGCCGTACCCGACGGTCCGCGTCATGTCCGTCGCGGAGTTCAAGGACACCCTGAACGACTCCGTCAACACGATGCTGATGATCTTCGGTGGGCTGCTCGGCCTGGCGATCGTCATCGCGCTGTTCGGCATCGCGAACACGCTGACGCTGTCGGTGGTGGAGCGCACCCGGGAGTCGGCGCTGCTGCGCGCCCTCGGCATCACCAAGCGGCAACTGCGCCGCATGCTGTCGATCGAGGCGCTGGTGATGGCGGTGATCGGCGCGTTCACCGGAGTCGTCCTCGGCATCGCCTTCGGCTGGGCCGCGACGGAGGCGATGGCCTCGAGTGCGGTGTTCGCGCTGCCGTACGGGCAGGTGGCGGCCTTCATCGCCCTCGCGGCCGTGGCGGGCGTGCTGGCCGCCGTCATGCCCGCGCGGCGCGCGGCGAAGGCGTCCATCGTGGAGTCCCTGTCCACGGAATAG
- a CDS encoding Rossmann-like and DUF2520 domain-containing protein, which produces MPSAAPGNEQPAPEDRPARLTVGVVGAGRVGSALGSALELAGHRVVAATAVSARSRERAAERLPGAALTDPQDAVAAADLVLLTVPDDQLPDLAGGFVAAGVQVTGKLIAHTSGRFGTAVLDPLTRAGALPLALHPVMTFTGRPDDVARLAGISFGVTAPEPLRPVAEALVVEMGGEPVWIPEERRPLYHAALAGGANHLVTLVVEAMDLLRTAGVDEPGAMLGPLLGAALDNALRLGIDGLTGPVARGDAGTVADHVAELGRVSPESRRAYIALARLTADRALGAGMLKPEDAERLLEALAD; this is translated from the coding sequence ATGCCTTCCGCCGCGCCCGGAAACGAACAGCCCGCCCCGGAGGACCGTCCGGCCCGCCTGACGGTCGGCGTCGTGGGCGCCGGCCGCGTCGGTTCGGCGCTCGGTTCGGCGCTCGAACTCGCTGGACACCGTGTCGTCGCCGCGACGGCCGTGTCGGCGCGGTCGCGGGAGCGGGCGGCCGAACGGCTGCCCGGCGCGGCCCTCACCGACCCGCAGGACGCGGTGGCCGCCGCCGACCTGGTGCTCCTGACCGTCCCCGACGACCAGCTGCCCGATCTGGCCGGGGGGTTCGTCGCGGCGGGCGTCCAGGTCACCGGCAAGCTGATCGCGCACACCAGCGGCCGCTTCGGGACGGCCGTCCTGGACCCGCTGACCCGCGCGGGAGCGCTGCCGCTGGCGCTGCACCCGGTCATGACGTTCACCGGACGCCCGGACGACGTGGCGCGGCTCGCCGGAATCTCGTTCGGCGTCACGGCGCCGGAGCCGCTGCGGCCGGTCGCCGAGGCGCTCGTCGTGGAGATGGGCGGGGAGCCGGTGTGGATTCCCGAGGAGCGGCGGCCGCTGTACCACGCCGCGCTCGCCGGGGGCGCGAACCACCTGGTCACACTGGTCGTCGAGGCGATGGACCTGCTGCGGACGGCCGGCGTGGACGAGCCGGGCGCGATGCTCGGGCCACTGCTGGGCGCCGCGCTAGACAACGCGCTGCGTCTCGGCATCGACGGGCTGACCGGACCGGTCGCGCGCGGCGACGCCGGAACGGTCGCCGATCACGTCGCGGAACTCGGCAGGGTGTCACCGGAGAGCCGCCGCGCCTACATCGCGCTGGCCCGCCTCACCGCCGACCGCGCGCTCGGCGCCGGGATGCTCAAGCCGGAGGACGCCGAGCGGCTCCTCGAGGCCCTGGCGGACTGA
- the panC gene encoding pantoate--beta-alanine ligase codes for MTPVIVRTREELAAARKAVPGTLALVPTMGALHEGHLSLMREARARADGVAVSIFVNPLQFAPGEDFDRYPRTFDDDVAACARAGVDVVFAPTRDVMYPTEPQVTLKSGPMGAVVEGAARPGHFDGMLTVVLKLLNLVRPDVAVFGEKDAQQLALIRRMVADLNVPVEIVGAPTVREADGLALSSRNRYLSADERRTALALSRALRAGADAAGHGPDAVLGAARAELAAAVSADPPLDLDYLVLVDPATFTEVTADHAGPAVLAVAGRVGATHLIDNLPLQLGKER; via the coding sequence GTGACGCCCGTCATCGTTAGGACGCGGGAGGAGTTGGCCGCCGCGCGGAAGGCCGTGCCGGGCACGCTGGCGCTCGTCCCGACCATGGGCGCGCTGCATGAAGGGCACCTGTCCCTGATGCGGGAGGCGCGCGCGCGTGCGGACGGCGTGGCCGTCAGCATCTTCGTGAACCCGCTGCAGTTCGCCCCGGGCGAGGACTTCGATCGGTATCCGCGGACGTTCGACGACGACGTCGCGGCGTGCGCGCGGGCGGGCGTGGACGTGGTGTTCGCCCCGACCCGCGACGTGATGTATCCGACGGAGCCGCAGGTGACGCTGAAGTCGGGGCCGATGGGGGCCGTGGTCGAGGGCGCCGCGCGTCCCGGCCACTTCGATGGAATGCTCACGGTCGTCCTGAAGTTGTTGAACCTGGTACGTCCCGATGTGGCCGTTTTCGGGGAGAAGGACGCGCAGCAGCTCGCCCTGATCCGCCGGATGGTCGCGGACCTGAACGTGCCCGTCGAGATCGTCGGCGCTCCGACCGTCCGGGAGGCGGACGGGCTGGCCCTGTCGAGCCGCAACCGCTACCTGTCGGCGGACGAGCGCCGCACCGCGCTCGCGCTGTCGCGGGCGCTGCGGGCGGGCGCGGACGCGGCGGGGCACGGGCCGGACGCGGTGCTCGGTGCGGCCCGCGCGGAACTGGCCGCCGCGGTGTCCGCCGATCCGCCGCTGGATCTGGACTACCTCGTGCTCGTAGACCCGGCCACGTTCACCGAGGTCACCGCCGACCATGCCGGGCCGGCCGTGCTCGCCGTCGCGGGACGCGTCGGCGCCACCCACCTGATCGACAACCTTCCCCTCCAGCTCGGTAAGGAGCGCTGA
- the panD gene encoding aspartate 1-decarboxylase has protein sequence MFRTMFKSKIHRATVTQADLHYVGSLTIDQDLMDAADLLPGEQVHIVDIDNGARLETYLIAGERGSGVIGINGAAARLVQPGDLVIIISYAQLSDAEAREFVPQVVHVDRSNKIISLGSDPAEPVPGGDERRGDLVQR, from the coding sequence ATGTTCCGGACGATGTTCAAGTCGAAGATCCACCGCGCCACGGTGACCCAGGCGGACCTGCACTACGTGGGGTCGCTGACCATCGACCAGGACCTGATGGACGCCGCCGACCTGCTGCCCGGCGAGCAGGTCCACATCGTCGACATCGACAACGGGGCACGGCTGGAGACGTACCTGATCGCGGGCGAGCGAGGCTCCGGCGTGATCGGGATCAACGGCGCGGCGGCGCGGCTGGTGCAGCCCGGCGACCTTGTGATCATCATCAGCTACGCCCAGCTCAGCGATGCCGAAGCGCGCGAGTTCGTCCCGCAGGTGGTGCACGTCGACCGCTCCAACAAGATCATTTCGCTGGGCAGCGACCCCGCCGAGCCGGTCCCCGGCGGCGATGAGCGGCGCGGCGATCTAGTGCAGCGCTGA
- a CDS encoding L-aspartate oxidase, whose translation MIPSALTAPEPGWTARTDVVVIGSGIAGLVAALRCRAHGRVLLVTKALLDAGSTRWAQGGIAAALAPDDTPDEHLTDTLVAGVGLCDEEAVRALVTEGPDAVRALIDLGAAFDRADGGDIALTREGGHRRRRIAHAGGDATGAEISRALLAELKDSGVEVIEHALVLDLLKDADGRAAGVTLHVMGEGQPAGVGAVRARAVVLATGGLGQVFSATTNPEVSTGDGVALALRAGAEVTDLEFVQFHPTVLWLGPGARGQQPLISEAVRGEGAHLIDHAGERFMVGRHELAELAPRDVVAKGITNRMRETGASCMLLDGRHFGAAMWEARFPTILAACRHHGIDPVTEPIPVVPAAHYASGGVRTDLHGRTSVPGLYACGEVACTGVHGANRLASNSLLEGLVFAARIAEALPGDLADVPEAATAAPEPGAGVLLDPARRADVQRIMTGHAGVLRGADGLAAAARELAALPGAASAAPGVDAWEVTNLHTVASAIVAAARRREETRGSHWREDHPERSDARWGGHLVTRLVRTAAGNERTELVTTYEPAKGTNE comes from the coding sequence ATGATCCCTTCCGCGCTGACCGCCCCCGAACCCGGCTGGACCGCCCGCACCGACGTCGTCGTGATCGGGTCCGGCATCGCCGGTCTCGTCGCCGCGCTGCGCTGCCGCGCGCACGGACGCGTCCTGCTCGTCACGAAGGCGCTGCTGGACGCCGGCTCCACACGCTGGGCGCAGGGCGGGATCGCCGCAGCCCTCGCGCCCGACGACACCCCGGACGAGCATTTGACCGACACGCTCGTCGCCGGGGTCGGGCTGTGCGACGAGGAGGCCGTCCGGGCTCTGGTCACCGAGGGGCCGGACGCCGTTCGGGCGCTCATCGACCTCGGTGCGGCGTTCGACCGGGCCGACGGCGGCGACATCGCGCTGACGAGGGAGGGCGGGCACCGGCGGCGCCGCATCGCGCACGCGGGCGGCGACGCGACCGGCGCGGAGATCAGCCGCGCGCTGCTCGCCGAGCTGAAGGACTCCGGCGTCGAGGTGATCGAGCATGCGCTCGTCCTGGACCTGCTCAAGGACGCGGACGGGCGCGCGGCCGGGGTCACTCTCCACGTGATGGGGGAGGGGCAGCCGGCGGGTGTGGGTGCGGTCCGCGCGCGCGCCGTCGTGCTCGCGACCGGCGGGCTGGGGCAGGTGTTCTCCGCCACCACCAATCCCGAAGTTTCTACGGGTGATGGCGTGGCACTCGCGTTGCGTGCAGGAGCCGAAGTCACGGATCTTGAGTTCGTGCAGTTCCACCCCACGGTTCTGTGGCTCGGGCCGGGGGCGCGCGGGCAGCAGCCCCTCATCTCGGAGGCCGTACGGGGTGAAGGCGCCCATCTGATCGACCATGCGGGCGAACGGTTCATGGTCGGCCGCCACGAGCTGGCCGAACTCGCGCCGCGCGACGTCGTCGCCAAGGGGATCACGAACCGGATGCGGGAGACCGGCGCGTCGTGCATGCTCCTGGACGGGCGGCACTTCGGCGCCGCGATGTGGGAGGCGCGGTTCCCGACGATCCTCGCCGCCTGCAGGCACCACGGCATCGATCCGGTCACCGAGCCGATCCCGGTCGTGCCCGCGGCGCACTACGCGAGCGGCGGCGTCCGCACCGACCTGCACGGGCGCACGTCCGTCCCCGGCCTGTACGCGTGCGGCGAGGTCGCCTGCACGGGGGTGCACGGCGCGAACCGGCTCGCGTCCAACTCGCTGCTGGAGGGGCTCGTGTTCGCCGCGCGGATCGCCGAGGCCCTCCCGGGTGACCTGGCGGACGTGCCGGAGGCCGCGACGGCCGCGCCCGAACCGGGCGCGGGCGTCCTGCTCGACCCGGCGCGGCGCGCGGACGTCCAGCGGATCATGACGGGGCACGCGGGGGTGCTGCGCGGCGCGGACGGGCTGGCGGCCGCCGCCCGCGAGCTCGCCGCCCTCCCCGGTGCCGCAAGCGCCGCTCCGGGCGTGGACGCGTGGGAGGTCACGAACCTGCACACGGTCGCGTCCGCGATCGTCGCCGCCGCGCGGCGCCGCGAGGAGACCCGCGGAAGCCACTGGCGCGAGGACCATCCGGAACGTTCCGACGCGCGCTGGGGCGGCCACCTGGTCACCCGGCTCGTCCGGACGGCCGCGGGGAACGAGCGCACCGAACTGGTCACCACCTACGAACCCGCGAAGGGGACGAACGAATGA